The Penicillium digitatum chromosome 6, complete sequence genome has a window encoding:
- a CDS encoding HC-toxin synthetase — translation MALTFKDPRAYIIEHEYRLPREVDHHNLQMAWIKTAQANPILRTRMIPTSQLGCVQAVVRGSIPWQVRETDDGINGEISSPSWRAGAPLAYFVFNVTEHKLKVTIHHSICDQWSMALLLRQADASYRGEELSFHSFRPLVDHVQRTQDKAKDFWGSILRNAHETTTRAFPQLPTVGHFAKPTERLERSFNIQDGESSSSTKIWLVWAILPSVYTDSDDTLFGAVNAGCTVSVAEVQDLSGPALASVPVRIKLCRKNTVADNLVAIQDEWAASMEFEPVGLQNLLRLGPGPAAACHFQTLLSVQPRDGHQLPDTFYQSRSSKLTHEMYPLILRCRPWTATMGIEASFDPTVVEPFQMKRIISQFIHIYQQIDTKQGLTLSEISIMSPDDLNDLRRQNICKKHPDATPCVHSLIERSTQQQPFPPAISSWDGNYSYLALDHLSSALADLLSLHHVGPGSFIPILLGKTKWMAVSMLAAMEADAAFVLLEPSNPQSRLRNMCEANAAPLILTRGSHVDLAAQLGFQVLLHVDNFDSEKLHRNSISRRPSVKPQDPIYLTFTSGSTGTPKGVIVHHEGFTSSSVAHGRPYHFTPESRVLQFASPAFDSCSIEHLSTLIQGGCVCIPSTEDCQSHLVESMNRFAVNIACLTPSVTQIISPDSVKSLKILMHVGEAVLASDVARWEHFVHVGNAYGPAECSAVFSVQPNLKSNDPTKIGFGTGGSGWVVHPEDHRVLMPLGCTGELLIEGPIVGKGYLSNPEQTAQVFLEAPPWRLQ, via the coding sequence ATGGCCCTCACCTTCAAAGACCCAAGAGCATATATCATAGAACACGAGTACCGTCTGCCACGAGAGGTTGaccaccacaacctccagaTGGCTTGGATCAAGACGGCACAAGCCAACCCAATATTGAGGACTCGTATGATCCCAACAAGTCAGCTCGGGTGTGTGCAAGCAGTGGTACGAGGATCAATTCCATGGCAGGTGCGGGAAACAGACGACGGCATAAATGGTGAGATCTCCAGCCCTTCTTGGCGAGCAGGAGCTCCGCTGGCGTACTTCGTCTTCAATGTCACCGAACATAAACTGAAAGTGACAATTCATCATTCCATCTGCGACCAATGGTCGATGGCATTGTTGTTGCGCCAAGCCGACGCCTCCTACAGAGGCGAGGAACTATCTTTCCATTCCTTTCGTCCTTTAGTGGATCATGTGCAGCGGACCCAAGACAAAGCCAAAGATTTCTGGGGGTCAATTCTCCGTAATGCACACGAGACCACGACAAGGGCATTTCCTCAACTGCCCACAGTGGGTCATTTTGCCAAACCAACCGAGCGGCTAGAGAGGTCCTTTAACATCCAAGATGGAGAGAGTTCCTCAAGCACTAAGATTTGGTTGGTATGGGCGATCCTGCCATCGGTCTATACTGACTCTGATGATACATTATTTGGAGCAGTCAATGCAGGTTGTACAGTGTCCGTTGCAGAAGTGCAGGACTTGAGCGGACCTGCGCTCGCTAGCGTGCCGGTGCGCATCAAGCTGTGCCGGAAGAATACCGTTGCGGATAATTTGGTTGCAATACAGGATGAATGGGCAGCATCCATGGAGTTTGAACCTGTCGGGTTGCAAAATTTGCTTCGCCTTGGACCTGGTCCAGCGGCAGCATGTCATTTCCAGACCCTGCTCTCGGTCCAACCTCGAGATGGTCATCAACTTCCTGACACATTCTATCAAAGTCGATCGAGCAAATTAACACATGAAATGTATCCTTTGATCCTACGTTGTCGCCCCTGGACCGCGACAATGGGGATTGAGGCTTCATTTGACCCGACAGTAGTCGAGCCCTTTCAAATGAAGCGAATAATCTCCCAATTCATTCATATCTACCAGCAGATAGACACTAAACAGGGCCTCACACTTTCCGAAATCAGTATTATGAGCCCTGATGATTTGAACGACCTCCGCCGCCAAAACATATGCAAAAAGCACCCCGATGCCACGCCCTGTGTTCATTCTCTCATTGAAAGAAGCACGCAACAACAGCCTTTCCCCCCCGCCATCAGTAGCTGGGATGGCAACTATTCTTATCTAGCCCTTGACCACTTGTCCTCAGCATTGGCGgaccttctttctctgcatcATGTCGGCCCTGGTTCATTTATACCTATACTCTTGGGAAAGACTAAGTGGATGGCTGTTTCCATGCTTGCTGCGATGGAAGCTGATGCTGCTTTTGTGCTGCTAGAACCATCAAACCCACAGTCCCGTTTACGCAATATGTGCGAAGCTAATGCAGCTCCCCTAATATTGACTCGTGGTTCGCATGTTGATCTGGCGGCCCAGCTTGGGTTCCAAGTATTGCTCCACGTGGATAACTTTGACTCGGAGAAGCTGCATCGCAATAGTATCTCTCGTAGGCCCTCAGTCAAACCACAAGATCCCATCTATCTGACATTTACCTCTGGATCCACAGGAACTCCCAAAGGGGTGATTGTTCACCATGAAGGATTTACTTCTAGTTCTGTGGCTCATGGCAGGCCATATCACTTCACGCCGGAGTCGCGTGTACTGCAGTTTGCCTCCCCAGCATTTGATTCTTGCAGTATCGAACATCTTAGCACGCTGATCCAGGGAGGCTGCGTTTGCATCCCATCAACGGAGGACTGCCAAAGTCATCTTGTGGAATCTATGAACCGCTTTGCAGTGAACATTGCGTGTCTGACGCCCAGTGTCACCCAGATCATTAGTCCTGACAGTGTCAAGTCATTGAAGATTTTGATGCATGTCGGAGAGGCAGTCCTAGCTAGCGACGTTGCTCGCTGGGAGCATTTTGTACACGTTGGAAATGCATACGGCCCGGCAGAGTGCTCAGCAGTATTCAGTGTACAACCAAACCTCAAGAGCAATGATCCAACAAAAATAGGCTTTGGCACAGGGGGATCGGGATGGGTTGTTCATCCTGAAGATCATCGGGTGCTCATGCCATTAGGATGCACAGGAGAACTGTTAATCGAAGGACCCATCGTTGGCAAGGGGTATTTATCGAACCCTGAGCAAACGGCTCAGGTCTTCCTTGAAGCACCCCCCTGGCGTCTACAATAG
- a CDS encoding AMP-dependent synthetase/ligase, producing MILGQVVHGRGNSVLGANTAIGPCLNHLPVQVRIEPDWTVEDFLHHVQVQQLEITAHDGVSFDAIAECCTGWQPGSKIACLVHHQSEEATEPFELGGVRSSSGQEWTSSRLAHGQLGIISVEQGSQLELMVTATEETMDRGSVEFLLEKLIATIHLSKLTQCRLAKVASRIHIEIVALS from the coding sequence ATGATCTTAGGTCAGGTTGTTCACGGACGTGGAAATTCAGTTTTAGGCGCGAATACTGCTATTGGGCCCTGTTTGAATCATCTACCGGTTCAAGTCAGGATTGAACCTGACTGGACGGTGGAGGATTTCCTGCATCATGTGCAGGTGCAGCAGCTAGAAATCACTGCCCATGACGGTGTATCATTTGACGCAATCGCCGAATGTTGCACAGGGTGGCAACCTGGCTCAAAAATAGCTTGTCTTGTTCACCATCAGAGCGAAGAAGCCACGGAGCCGTTCGAACTGGGCGGTGTTCGCTCGTCATCTGGTCAAGAGTGGACCAGCTCCAGGTTGGCACACGGTCAGCTAGGTATCATTTCTGTGGAACAAGGATCCCAGCTTGAGCTCATGGTCACAGCTACCGAGGAGACCATGGACCGAGGTAGCGTTGAGTTCCTGTTGGAGAAGCTGATTGCGACCATTCATTTGTCAAAGTTGACCCAGTGCCGGTTGGCAAAGGTGGCTAGCAGGATTCACATTGAAATAGTTGCCTTGTCTTGA